A window of Cryptomeria japonica chromosome 3, Sugi_1.0, whole genome shotgun sequence contains these coding sequences:
- the LOC131874066 gene encoding F-box/kelch-repeat protein At1g80440-like, with the protein MDFLKELPEQIFRDILLRVSYKSQQKIEELLEPAKEMIECSQFYQDRIKFGLAKKYICLLHVAAIIIYDPVDQSQIIFNSSSTSTILIYDLLSKTWKQGAKIPTVRYGFASYVSPEGLIYVAGGFVGSNSASRKAAVYEVYEDEWEFLPDMHHLMTDCRGVFYEGIQRFDPNTSMDNNRKFVFLPSTGRPCYVWTTNCGYMQ; encoded by the exons ATGGATTTTCTGAAAGAACTCCCTGAACAAATATTTCGAGACATCTTACTAAGAGTGTCTTATAAATCTCAACAAAAGATTGAGGAGTTATTGGAGCCTGCTAAAGAAATGATAGAATGTTCCCAATTTTATCAAGACAGAATTAAGTTTGGGCTGGCTAAGAAATATATATGCTTGCTCCACGTTGCTGCGATAATTATATACGATCCAGTTGATCAATCACAAATAAT TTTTAATTCGAGCTCTACTTCAACAATTTTGATATATGATTTATTATCTAAAACATGGAAGCAAGGAGCTAAAATTCCAACTGTCAGATATGGGTTTGCATCTTATGTCTCACCTGAAGGATTGATTTACGTGGCAGGAGGTTTTGTCGGTTCTAATAGTGCCTCACGTAAAGCAGCAGTATACGAAGTATATGAAGACGAGTGGGAGTTTCTTCCTGACATGCACCATTTAATGACCGATTGTAGGGGTGTATTTTATGAAGGAATACAAAGATTTGATCCCAACACGAGTATGGACAACAATAGAAAATTTGTCTTTTTACCATCCACGGGACGTCCATGTTATGTTTGGACGACTAATTGCGGTTACATGCAATGA